A window of Kribbella sp. NBC_00382 genomic DNA:
CTGCGGCCAGTACAAGGACCAGAAGGACTACCAGGGAGCCGAGAAGGTACCGGGGCCAGGTGGGTTTTGTGTGGGCGTAGACCGTGACGACCCCACCCTTGCCGGGGACGGCGGTCAGTTCGGCTGGGGTGAGGATGAGGTCGGAGGATGTGAGGAGTTCGTTGGTGCTGCGGAACTCCTTCAGGTCGGTATAGGTCTTGCCTGTCTCGTCGATTGCCTGGTTGCCCGCCAGATAGAGGGTGAGAAGCTCCAGCGAATTGTCCTTGTGCTTGACGACGAGAACTCGGGCGTTGAGCTTGCCGCCGAGGCGTTCGGCGGTCTTCGCAGCCGCCGTGCTCGGACTGCATGAGGTGTCGAAGAACTCGTCCTGTCCTTCGCTGGTGCTGCACGGGAAGGCCAGCAGAAGGCGCGACTGCAGTTGCTCTGCCGAGTAATGGGCAGCGAGGTTGGCTAGGCGGTCTTCGCTGGAGCCGCCGGTGTTCGGGAAGCGGTCGTTTCTGACGCTTGTGGACTTGAGGTATTCGCCCAGCAGGTTGGGGGCGGGGTCCGGAGCCTCGTCGGCGGCGCAGGCGGACGCGGTGAAGGCGAGGGCCGCGAGGACGATAGCGAGGAAGCTGTGCCGGAGCTGCATAGGCCGAGGCTAGGTCTCGCTGAGCGGTGGGCGGCCGGGGTGACCTGATGCTGACATGTGGGTCTTATGAAGGTCTTACCAGTAGTTCTTGACCTTTGTTCTGGCATGCCACACTCAGGATTGTGCGGACACTTCTCGGTCGGGCGGCGGAGCAGGAACGGCTGAGTGCGCTGGTTGCCGGGGTCACCGAGTTCGGTGGGGCTCTGGTGATTCGGGGTGCGGCGGGGATCGGGAAGTCGGCGTTGGCGGCCGAGGCTGCGGCTCGGGCTAGGGCGGCTGGGGCGAAGGTGTTGTCGGTTGCTGGTTCGGAGTCCGAGCAGAACTTCCCGTACGCCGGACTGCACCAGCTGCTGCATCCCGTCCGCAAGGGAGTCGACGCCCTCCCCGGATCGCAACGTGACGCCCTTCGAATCGCGCTTTGCCTCGCCGACGGAGACATCCCCGACCTCTACCTGGTCGGCATGGCAGCGCTCAATCTGCTCTCCGACACCGGTACTCCGCTCCTGCTGCTGGCCGAAGACGCTCACTGGCTGGACCAGGCGAGTGCCGACGTCATCGCCTTCGTGGCTCGGCGGTTGGACTCCGAGCCGATCGTGCTGATCGCCACCGTCCGCGACGGCGTCCCTTGCCAGCTGGACTCGGCCGGCCTGCCGACCCTGCACGTCGAACCGCTCACCGACGAGGTCGCATCGGCCCTACTTGACGAGGTCGCCCCGGGGCTGGAGCCTGCCGTCCGTGATCGGCTGCTGTCCGAGGCCGCGGGCAACCCGCTCGCGCTGACCGAGCTGCCTGCCACAGTCCACGGCGATTCGTTGCTGAAGGCCACCTTGCCGCTGAACGCCCGACTAGAGCAGGCCTTCGGCGCCAGGATCTCAGCCCTGCCCGCCGAGACCCGGATGTGCCTATTGGTTGCCGCACTCAACGATCGCGGATCGCTCGGCGAGATGTTCGAGGCCGCGAGCGCGGCGCTGGGCGGCCGGTCGGTCGACGCAGATGCGTTGACGCCGGCCGTCGATGCCGGGTTGATCGAGGCGATGCAAATCGGTGCCGGGCTGGTCGGGGGTACGGGTGGGCCGTTGGGGTTTCGGCATCCGTTGGTGCGGGCGGCGATTGTTCAAGCCGCGACGGTTGCTGAGCGGCGGGCGGCTCATCGGGCGTTGGCTGAGGAGTTGGTGAAGGATCCGGAGCGGCAGGCTTGGCATTTGGCTGCGGCGGCTCAGGGGCCTGATGAGGGGATCGCGGGGACGCTGGTCAAGGCGGCTGAGCGGGCGCAGTACAGGGGTGGGGTTGGAGCGGCGATTGCGGGGCTGGAGGAAGCCGCCCGGCTGAGTGAGACGGGTGAGTTGCGGGCTGATCGGTTGCTCAGGGCAGCGGATCTCAGTGTTGAGGCCGGGCGGCCCGATCTGGTCGAGCGGCTGCTCAGCGAGGCTTCCAAAGAGGAGCTCTCGTTTCAGGATCAGGCGCGGGTTACCTGGATTCGGAGCATCTTCGATGACGGCCTGGTCGACGATACGGCCGGGCCGATCGAGCTGGCCAAGCTAGCGCGTTCGGTCTACGAGGACGGCGATCTCGACCTCGCGATGCGGATCCTGTGGGGCGCCGGGATGCGCTGCTTCTGGGCCGAGCCCGGCCCGGAGGCACGCCAGCATCTGCTCGACGTCGCCGACAGTCTCCCGCTCGACGAGCACGACCCGCGGCTGATTGCGATCCTCGCCTACGTCGCGCCGATCGAGCGCGGCAAGGCTGTCGCGGCCGGACTGATGGAGCTGGCCGGACAGACAGGCGGCGACCCTGAGGTCGAGCGATTCCTCGGCAGCGCCGCCCTGCAAATCGGTGCCTTCGAGCTGGCCGCCCGATTCTCGGCGTCCGCCGCGGCCGGTCTGCGAGCGCAGGGCCGCCTCGGCCTGCTGGCCCGCGCGCTAGCGGTACACGCCTGCAGCGCCACCCGCCTGGGCAACCTCAGCGTCGCGCTGCCTGCCGCCGAGGAAGCGGCCCGGCTCGCGAAGGAGACCAACCAGATCTTCATGTACGGCTTCGCCCTCTCCGCCCAGGCCGAGATCGCCGCCCTCCGCGGCCAGTACGCCGAAGCCGCCGAGCTGATCGCCGAGGCGGAGCAGGTCGCCCTCGCCGCAGGCGCCCGCCCGATCCTCGCCACCGTCCAACTGGCCCGTGGCCTGTCCGCCCTCGGCGAGGGCCGGCACGCCGATGCCTTCGCCGACCTGCACCGCGTCTTCGACC
This region includes:
- a CDS encoding ATP-binding protein, translated to MRTLLGRAAEQERLSALVAGVTEFGGALVIRGAAGIGKSALAAEAAARARAAGAKVLSVAGSESEQNFPYAGLHQLLHPVRKGVDALPGSQRDALRIALCLADGDIPDLYLVGMAALNLLSDTGTPLLLLAEDAHWLDQASADVIAFVARRLDSEPIVLIATVRDGVPCQLDSAGLPTLHVEPLTDEVASALLDEVAPGLEPAVRDRLLSEAAGNPLALTELPATVHGDSLLKATLPLNARLEQAFGARISALPAETRMCLLVAALNDRGSLGEMFEAASAALGGRSVDADALTPAVDAGLIEAMQIGAGLVGGTGGPLGFRHPLVRAAIVQAATVAERRAAHRALAEELVKDPERQAWHLAAAAQGPDEGIAGTLVKAAERAQYRGGVGAAIAGLEEAARLSETGELRADRLLRAADLSVEAGRPDLVERLLSEASKEELSFQDQARVTWIRSIFDDGLVDDTAGPIELAKLARSVYEDGDLDLAMRILWGAGMRCFWAEPGPEARQHLLDVADSLPLDEHDPRLIAILAYVAPIERGKAVAAGLMELAGQTGGDPEVERFLGSAALQIGAFELAARFSASAAAGLRAQGRLGLLARALAVHACSATRLGNLSVALPAAEEAARLAKETNQIFMYGFALSAQAEIAALRGQYAEAAELIAEAEQVALAAGARPILATVQLARGLSALGEGRHADAFADLHRVFDLTEPSYQLALRCYLIADLTEAAIRCGQEDAARKTVRRLEKEAQQTGSPSLHIGLRYARAALASDADAEKLFLAALAGDLTGWPLERGRLHLAFGEWLRRHRRAAESRVHLRAARDTFDALGLLPWSERARNELRAAGETSPRRTPDAREQLTPHELSIAQLAAEGLTNREIGQRLYLSHRTVSTHLHRIFPKLGITSRADLPAVLRSTG